In Trichlorobacter lovleyi, the DNA window GAACAGCAAGCCTGGACAAACCAACAGCAGCACAACCAACAACCTGGCCGGTACCCCCAATCCCGGGAACCGTCAGCCGGGGAGTTTCAGCACGCAGGGCTGAGATCTCTGCATAGTCTGAATGTCAACGGGCGTCCCGGTTTTCCGGGGCGCCCGTTTGCATGTGCAGCATCGATGTTGATGACGGCGTCTGTAGCTCAGCGCAGCTGGGCCAGACCGGTCTATATCTCGATTAGAAAAAGGCTTGACATTTATTCTAATCTTGTATTTACTAGAAACATAGTAAACAATTGAATAGCAGTTGATATACGAAAATACTCAACTACCCGCGAGGGTAGGGCGGAAAACCTACGGGTCTCTCTGAGACAGCCGGGCTACCGAAATATCGATTTATCGATAGGCAGGTACCCGGCTTTTTTGCGTCTTGAGCCGCAGAAAACGGGTGGATCTACACAATCAAGCAAAGGAGAAAAGCACCAAAGATGGGAATAACATTCAGTAACGCATTCAACAATTCCGGAGTAAAGGGAAAGGAGCAGGGTATGAAACCTCTGATGACAAAGCTGGGCAGCATGATAGGGGGGCTGGTTCTCGCGTTTTCAGCGCTTGTACTTGGCGGATGTGGCGGCGGGGGTAGCAGTCCCGGGGTCTCTTCGCAGGTGGTAACGGGAACTGCGGCTGTCGGTATGCAGCTGTCCGGCCAGGTGACCCTGAAGGATGCATCAACACCGTCAAAGCAAAAAACTGCCGTGATTGGCAGTGATGGCTCCTTTGCCTTTGATGTTACCGGTATGAAGGCCCCCTTCATCCTTCAGGCAACCGGCAGCGCAAATGGTCAGAATCATACCTTGCTCACGTTTGCATCGGGTACCGGCATTGCCAATGCCAATCCGTTGTCGCATGCGCTGGTGACACTTGCCTGGGGCAGCGCTAATCCCGGAGATGTCTTTACCACCCCAGATGAACAGAAACTCAGAAAGATTCAGGACGGGTTAACAATTGCCACACAGGACCTCTTGATGATGCTCAATCCGCTGCTTGACCTGTATGGCGCTGCCGGGAAAAATCCGATCAGCTCTCCCTATCGTGCCGACCATAGCGGGCTTGACGGCATGTTTGACTTCGTTACGGTCGATATCACAGGCAGTACCTTGACGGTTTCCAATAGAGGCACCAGTGCCCCGATCTTCTCCTGCGCCATCAACAACATCACCAGCGGGACCTTTAACGCCAACAATATGCCACACAGGATGACCGTGCCGGCTGCCCCGACCAACCTGGCCGCCGTTGGCGGTGCAGGGCAGCTGACACTTACCTGGAGCGCCGTCAGCAACGCCGCCTCCTATACGATTTACTACGCCACTACCAGCGGCGTAACCCCGGCAAACGGGATAAAGGTTGCAAATGCCACCAGCCCGGCGGTCCTGAGCGGGCTTGCTGATGCAACTACCTACTACTGCGTTGTTACAGCGGTCAACAGTGCCGGAGAAAGCGTCGCCTCTGCCCAGGTCACGGCCACGACAAACGTTGCCGCCCCGGTTGTCCCGGCGGCACCGGGCGGTCTGATTGCCACTGGCGGTACCAAGCAGGTCAGTCTTTCCTGGAATGCGGTAAGCAATGCAACCTCGTATAATGTCTATTACGCAACCAGCAACGGCGTGACAAAGGTGAATGGCACAAAAGTCTCAAATGCAACCAGCCCGCTGGTGCTGAACGGACTGGCTGATGCAACCACCTATTACTGCATCGTGACCGCCGTTAACAGTGCCGGCGAAAGTGCCGCTTCCGTGCAGGCTGCCGCGACAACCCTGCCTACAACACCGCCACCTACGCTACCGGCAACACCGTCAAACCTGGTTGCCACCGGCGGCACCAACCAGATCACACTTTCATGGGCAGCAGCCAGTAATGCAACCTCCTATAACCTCTACTGGTCAGCCGCTTCAGGTGTTACAACCGCCACCGGCACCAAGGTCTCAGGTGTGACCAGCCCCTACGTAAAAACCGGTCTGGCTGCCGGGACCACCTATTACTTTGTCGTAACCGCGGTCAATAGCGTGGGGGAAAGCAGTGCCTCGGCCCAGGCATCGGCAACCACCAGTGCCCCGCCTCCAACGGTGCCTGTTGCCCCGACCGGCGTGACTGCCACCGGTGGAACCAATCAGGTGAGCCTTGCCTGGTCGGCCGTGTCCGGAGCAACCTCCTACAACCTCTACTGGTCCAATACATCCGGGGTGACCACGGCCAACGGGACAAAACTGACAAATGTGACCAGCCCGTACCTGCATACCGGTCTGGCTGCCGGCACCAGCTACTACTATATCGTTACCGCAGTGAACAGTGCTGGAGAAGGGGCCGCATCAGCCCAGGCCTCGGCAACCACCAGTGCTCCTTCACTCAGTTGCGGCAGCTGCCATGCCATTCCTCCCCAGGTTGGGCAACATGCCTTCCACTCCGGCATGGGGGTTGGATGTGCAACCTGTCACGGAAGCGGTTACAGCACAACGACGGTTAATGCCGCTACCCATATGAACGGCGTCAAGGACCTCAGCACGACAATCGGATGGAATGCAACCAACCGAACCTGTGCCAATTCATGCCATGGGACTAAAGCGTGGTGATGCTGCGGTTTCTGTGAGAGACAAAACGGGCGCCCTGGAAAACTGGGGCGCCCGTTTTGCCTGCGGATACTGCAAACAAAAGTCAGGACTTAGGGTTGATTCTCAGCAACAGATCACCTTCAAACAACAGGGGGTGCCGGCGGATACCGGTCAGCAGACCGTTGGCCGGCGCCTCCACCTTTTCAATCACGTTGCCGCTGAAGCTGTCGTAGATGTACCCCAGCTCCTGCCCCGTGCGTACCCAACGCCCCACCTGGCAATCCGAGACAAAGGTGCCGGCCTTGCCGGCATAGAGCCGCTTTGAACTGCCCTGCCGGAAGTGAGAGATCTCTTCGTCCCCTTCCGCCAGACTGACCCCTGCCAGGATGCCGGTCTGTCCCAGAAATGCAACCAGTCCCCGGAAGACCTGCTGACAATGCCCGAGCTGGACGGTGCCGCCCTGGCCGACCCGCAACAGAAAACTCTGGCCCGGCCAGACCTGCCAGGCATGCATCAGGGTGGTGGTAAAGACCGGCGAGATGCTGCGCTCCATGATCGCCGGCAGCCCAAAATGACGGGCGGTTGCGCGTTGGGCGTCGCTGGGGCTGTAAAGGCGCACCTGGGGCAGTTCCTCGAAATCGACGCCGGAAGTGTGCAGATCCACCCGGTATTCCGCCTTCTTGGTGGCCTCCAGCACGGCCAGGGCGATCCGTTGGGTGGTCTCGCCGCTGACATTGCCGGGAAACATCCGGTTCATGTCGCTCTTGTCAAAGGGCCAGGTGCGGGAGCGCAGATTGATCCCCAGCACGTTGACCGCCGGGATGATCAGCACCTTCTTGAGCAGCTTCAGGCCGGGATGTTTGCCGGCTTCCACACCGTTCAGGAAATCAGCCAGACGGGAGAGGATAAAGGTGCCGTTCAGTTCGTCGCCATGCAGGCCTGCCACAAAGGCAGCTGCCGGATGAGCGGCCTTGGGGCCGATCTCATGGCAGGGGATGTCAAAACTGTCCCGGACCGGCGCGGTCATCAACAGCAGATCGCGTTTCATCGGGCACCTCCCTTGCGGGCCATGACCCGTGCCATCAGCGAGCCTTCGTAGACCAGCGGATATTCCCGCAGGGTAAACAGGATGCCGTCCACCGGTGAACGGACCTCGGATAACACCGCACCGTGGAACGGCGAGACAATCGTGCCCAGCAGCTCACCCCGCCGCAGATCGGTCCAGTGGGCGGTTGCCGGTACAAACAGGCCGGAGGTCTGGGCATTCAGGTAGTGTACGTTGCTGTCATCGGCCACCAGCGGGTGATGGGTCAGCGGCGGCAGCACCACTTCCGGCGCCAGCACTCCCAGCTCCTGCCAGAGATGCAGCAGACCAACCGTCAACTGTTCGCAGTAGTCCGGCGTCAGGCGCATCCCCACCCCCATCTCCACCACCAGGCAGGGGACATTACGGCTGTTAAGACTGTGGGCGATGGTGGCCTCCAGCACGGTGGCAGCACCGTGGATCCAGATCAGGTCCAGGTTGGCCTGCTCAGCCAACGGCACCAGGAGGTCGCTGAATTCGCTGTTGATCCTCACCTGGGGGATCTCCCGCAGGTAGATGTTGCTGGCATGGATATCAACCACCAGGCTGGCGCCATCCAGTGCGGTCATGACTGCCGCTGCCAGACGTTTGGGCAGATCACCCTGCTGGCTGCCGGGAAAGGAACGGTTCAGGTCGCTGTCAAAGACCGGCACCGAGCGGGTCAGGGTATCCAGTCCCAGCGGATTGAGGGCCGGGTACAGCTCCACCTGTCCCAGCAGGTGCTGCGGATTGCTGTGCTGCAGCTCATCCAGCCAGGCAGCCAGGCGATGGCAGACGTAGAGCCCTTCCAGTTCATCGCCGTGGATGCCGGCAGTGACTGCTACACGGGGGCCATTCCCACCGGTATAGACCGTGCGGCGGATATCAAGCGTCTCCCGGTACGGCATGGCCAGGGAGAAGATGGTTTCAGTGGTTTGGGTCATGGTGTGCTCATTGGTTGACAATAGTCAGGTTAACCTGGGGCTGGGTACCGGCATCGCCCCCCTTGAAACTGCCCCGTTGGGGGGCAGCATCGTAGGAATCACGCCCGACGGCAACCGCCACATAGCGGTCATTGGCCAGCAGGTTGTGCACCGGATCGAAACCGATCCAGCCGCCTCCCGGTACCAGTACCTCAGCCCAGGCGTGGGTGGCGATCATCTCTCCTTCGGCCAGGATGCCGGGATCCATGTAGCCCATCACATAGCGGCTCGGCAGATTCCAGGAACGGGCAACGGTGATGAAGAGATGGGCGAAATCCTGACAGACACCGGTCCGGTGGCGAACCGCATCAAGCAGATCATTATGCACAGCGGTTGACCCGGCCTCATAGGACAGCACCTTTGGCACCCAGCCCATCAGCTCCAGCAGGCTGTCCATGGGTAGCTGCTCTGCTTCGTGACGCGGCACGGCACAGTCAAGTTCAGCCGCCAGCTTCATGATTGCCGGTGTCAGGCTGCTGCGGTGCAGCAGGTAGTCGTATAACGCCGGGGTCTGGCGCAGTTCCCGGGCATACCACTCCTTCTGCTGATAGACGGGTACCGGCTCAAAGTCAAAGGGATTTTCCCGCAGGGTTTCCACCTCGGCCGTCAGACGGGTGGTCAGGCAGGTGTGGGGAGCGTTGACACAGAAGTAGTCAACTCCATTGCCGAAGTAATCCTGATAGCTATGGCGCTCCGCCGATGGCTCCAGCTCGATCCGGTGTGAGATCAGACGCTGCCCCGCATCCTGACGGGGGGTCAGGCGCAGCTCAAGGTGGTGTTCCCGGACTGCTGCCGGATAGTCCAGTATGGTTTCGTGCTCGATCAGATAACGCATCGGGTAAACTCCTTAACCCCCTCATTCCCACCGTGTCAGGGGGGGAGGAAGGGCCTTGCATTGTTCTGCTCCCTCCCTGACAAGGGAGGGCTGGGGAGGTTATTGAAAAAACTCTTCTGCCAGTGCACAGTGGAACCCTGCCAGCAGCCCCAGCACCTGTTCCAGAAACTCATGCAGGCCGCTGGTAAAGACCGTTTCTCCGTTGGAGGAGGCCAGCAGTGTCTGCAGGGCGGCAAATGCCGCAGCGGTCTTCTCCTTGCCTTCAAGCCCGATGTTGGCCAGGGCGGCTCCGGCGCGATCAACGGAAAAGGCCAGTGAACGCGGGAAGTCATGTTCAAAGACGGCAAAGTCAACCACCGCCTTGGGCTCGAAGCCGCTCTGATTGGTGCGCCGGAACGCCTCAAAGCCGGACAGTGATTTGAGCAGGGCAGCCCATTGGTAGTAGTCAAGTGCGGAGCCGACCAGATGAATGTCCGGCAGAATGATATGGTATTTGACATCCAGGATCCGGGCGATCATATCGGCCCGTTCCACGCAGCCACCCAGCTGACAGAAGGCATAGGCCTCACCCCGCATCATGGTGGCAGCCAGCAGGCCGTTGAAGCGGGCCACCTGATTGCGCAGCTCCACAAAGAGGTTGCTGGCCTTTTCCAGGGTAATGCTGCCCCGCAACCGTTCGTTGTAGGTCATCCAGATATCGTTAACCGCCTCCCACATCTCTTTGGAGATCCGGTCCCGGGC includes these proteins:
- a CDS encoding M14 family metallopeptidase gives rise to the protein MKRDLLLMTAPVRDSFDIPCHEIGPKAAHPAAAFVAGLHGDELNGTFILSRLADFLNGVEAGKHPGLKLLKKVLIIPAVNVLGINLRSRTWPFDKSDMNRMFPGNVSGETTQRIALAVLEATKKAEYRVDLHTSGVDFEELPQVRLYSPSDAQRATARHFGLPAIMERSISPVFTTTLMHAWQVWPGQSFLLRVGQGGTVQLGHCQQVFRGLVAFLGQTGILAGVSLAEGDEEISHFRQGSSKRLYAGKAGTFVSDCQVGRWVRTGQELGYIYDSFSGNVIEKVEAPANGLLTGIRRHPLLFEGDLLLRINPKS
- a CDS encoding alpha-E domain-containing protein → MRRSKRYVEWPATTATKQMDFYRSRSKEVTDMLSRIADSMYWMARYLERAGETARLMEINLLYLVEAEEDMGEEDKWRPILEITAALPQYVELYGDDAITTQRVLQFVCGGRTNTNSIRTCLRLFRENARVARDRISKEMWEAVNDIWMTYNERLRGSITLEKASNLFVELRNQVARFNGLLAATMMRGEAYAFCQLGGCVERADMIARILDVKYHIILPDIHLVGSALDYYQWAALLKSLSGFEAFRRTNQSGFEPKAVVDFAVFEHDFPRSLAFSVDRAGAALANIGLEGKEKTAAAFAALQTLLASSNGETVFTSGLHEFLEQVLGLLAGFHCALAEEFFQ
- a CDS encoding M14 family metallopeptidase, translated to MTQTTETIFSLAMPYRETLDIRRTVYTGGNGPRVAVTAGIHGDELEGLYVCHRLAAWLDELQHSNPQHLLGQVELYPALNPLGLDTLTRSVPVFDSDLNRSFPGSQQGDLPKRLAAAVMTALDGASLVVDIHASNIYLREIPQVRINSEFSDLLVPLAEQANLDLIWIHGAATVLEATIAHSLNSRNVPCLVVEMGVGMRLTPDYCEQLTVGLLHLWQELGVLAPEVVLPPLTHHPLVADDSNVHYLNAQTSGLFVPATAHWTDLRRGELLGTIVSPFHGAVLSEVRSPVDGILFTLREYPLVYEGSLMARVMARKGGAR
- a CDS encoding transglutaminase family protein — translated: MRYLIEHETILDYPAAVREHHLELRLTPRQDAGQRLISHRIELEPSAERHSYQDYFGNGVDYFCVNAPHTCLTTRLTAEVETLRENPFDFEPVPVYQQKEWYARELRQTPALYDYLLHRSSLTPAIMKLAAELDCAVPRHEAEQLPMDSLLELMGWVPKVLSYEAGSTAVHNDLLDAVRHRTGVCQDFAHLFITVARSWNLPSRYVMGYMDPGILAEGEMIATHAWAEVLVPGGGWIGFDPVHNLLANDRYVAVAVGRDSYDAAPQRGSFKGGDAGTQPQVNLTIVNQ
- a CDS encoding fibronectin type III domain-containing protein, which gives rise to MKPLMTKLGSMIGGLVLAFSALVLGGCGGGGSSPGVSSQVVTGTAAVGMQLSGQVTLKDASTPSKQKTAVIGSDGSFAFDVTGMKAPFILQATGSANGQNHTLLTFASGTGIANANPLSHALVTLAWGSANPGDVFTTPDEQKLRKIQDGLTIATQDLLMMLNPLLDLYGAAGKNPISSPYRADHSGLDGMFDFVTVDITGSTLTVSNRGTSAPIFSCAINNITSGTFNANNMPHRMTVPAAPTNLAAVGGAGQLTLTWSAVSNAASYTIYYATTSGVTPANGIKVANATSPAVLSGLADATTYYCVVTAVNSAGESVASAQVTATTNVAAPVVPAAPGGLIATGGTKQVSLSWNAVSNATSYNVYYATSNGVTKVNGTKVSNATSPLVLNGLADATTYYCIVTAVNSAGESAASVQAAATTLPTTPPPTLPATPSNLVATGGTNQITLSWAAASNATSYNLYWSAASGVTTATGTKVSGVTSPYVKTGLAAGTTYYFVVTAVNSVGESSASAQASATTSAPPPTVPVAPTGVTATGGTNQVSLAWSAVSGATSYNLYWSNTSGVTTANGTKLTNVTSPYLHTGLAAGTSYYYIVTAVNSAGEGAASAQASATTSAPSLSCGSCHAIPPQVGQHAFHSGMGVGCATCHGSGYSTTTVNAATHMNGVKDLSTTIGWNATNRTCANSCHGTKAW